One genomic segment of Caldimonas brevitalea includes these proteins:
- a CDS encoding glycosyltransferase, translated as MASTHLADVTMFWSAASGGVRRYVHAKRAWLQRCTDWRHTIAAPVNDGERMVRVPAVPLPFSHGYRMPLQRGACAQVLTRLAPDLFESGDPYRLAWSVLDAGRRLEVPTVAFCHSNLEAMAQRVGGRLAARAARLYMKRLYSQFDLVLAPSEAMRAHLQDMGLDGVERQALGVDTQVFHPKRFDAVWRASLGLPPNARLLVYAGRFAPEKHLDLLCSAVARLGPPYVLLALGAGPTPPSGARVVVRRFEHDSLRLARVLASADAFVHAGDQETFGLAALEAMACGLPLVARRAEGLAELVDDSVGVGVDRAHPDDFAQAIETCFARDRRELSRAARARAELYDWSSVMPTLMARYRRLLMRRAAAAPSLSLSSPTEA; from the coding sequence ATGGCCTCCACCCACCTTGCCGACGTGACCATGTTCTGGAGTGCTGCCAGCGGCGGCGTGCGTCGCTACGTGCACGCCAAGCGCGCCTGGCTGCAGCGCTGCACCGATTGGCGGCACACGATTGCCGCGCCGGTCAACGACGGCGAGCGTATGGTCCGGGTGCCGGCCGTGCCGTTGCCGTTCTCGCACGGTTACCGCATGCCGTTGCAGCGCGGCGCGTGCGCGCAGGTGCTGACCCGGCTGGCGCCCGACCTGTTCGAGTCCGGCGACCCCTATCGCCTGGCCTGGTCGGTGCTCGACGCCGGTCGCCGTCTCGAGGTGCCGACCGTCGCCTTCTGCCATTCCAACCTCGAGGCGATGGCGCAGCGCGTCGGCGGCCGGCTCGCCGCCCGCGCTGCACGCCTCTATATGAAACGCCTCTACAGCCAGTTCGACCTGGTGCTGGCCCCCAGCGAAGCGATGCGCGCGCATCTGCAGGACATGGGCCTGGACGGTGTCGAGCGGCAGGCGTTGGGGGTGGACACGCAGGTGTTCCATCCCAAGCGCTTCGACGCCGTCTGGCGGGCTTCGCTGGGGCTGCCCCCGAATGCACGGCTGCTCGTCTATGCCGGTCGTTTCGCGCCGGAGAAACATCTCGATCTGCTGTGCAGCGCCGTCGCCCGGCTCGGGCCGCCTTATGTGCTGCTCGCGCTGGGCGCAGGCCCGACCCCGCCGAGCGGGGCCCGGGTGGTGGTGCGGCGCTTCGAGCACGACAGCCTGCGGCTGGCCCGCGTGCTGGCGAGCGCCGATGCCTTCGTGCACGCCGGCGATCAGGAGACCTTCGGGTTGGCGGCGTTGGAGGCCATGGCCTGTGGTCTGCCGCTGGTGGCGCGCCGCGCCGAGGGCCTGGCCGAATTGGTCGACGACAGCGTCGGGGTCGGTGTCGACCGCGCGCATCCGGACGACTTCGCACAGGCGATCGAAACCTGTTTTGCCCGCGACCGGCGAGAACTGTCTCGCGCCGCGCGGGCCCGGGCCGAGCTCTACGACTGGTCGAGCGTGATGCCCACCCTGATGGCCCGCTACCGCCGCCTGCTGATGCGGCGCGCGGCTGCGGCTCCTAGCTTGTCGCTCTCATCCCCAACGGAGGCTTGA
- a CDS encoding Glu/Leu/Phe/Val family dehydrogenase, which yields MSLSYVNPSVDSPWGTYLSQVDRVIPYLGPLARWAETLKRPKRALIVDIPIEMDDGSVRHFDGFRVQHNLSRGPGKGGVRYHPDVTLEEVMALAAWMTVKNAAVNLPYGGAKGGIRVDPKQLSQKELEKLTRRYTSEIGLIIGPQQDIPAPDVNTNAQIMAWMMDTYSMNVGATATGVVTGKPIHLGGSLGRVKATGRGVFVTGREAARRIGLNLDGVRVAVQGFGNVGSAAAELFVGAGAKLVAVQDHTGSIANPNGIDMAGLMETLRSEGGVGGFRNAEHLDDESFWDVDCDILIPAALEGQLTADRARRTKAKLVLEGANGPTLSSADDILHDRGVLVVPDVICNAGGVTVSYFEWVQDFSSFFWSEDEINVRLDKIMVDALKKIWDTSERHQISLRTATFAVACERILMARQERGLYP from the coding sequence GTGAGTCTGTCTTACGTGAACCCCTCGGTCGACAGCCCGTGGGGCACTTACTTGTCGCAAGTCGACCGTGTGATTCCCTATCTCGGTCCCCTGGCCCGCTGGGCCGAAACCTTGAAGCGCCCGAAGCGGGCGTTGATCGTCGACATCCCGATCGAGATGGACGACGGCAGCGTGCGGCACTTTGACGGCTTCCGGGTTCAGCACAACCTGTCGCGCGGGCCCGGCAAGGGCGGCGTGCGCTACCACCCCGACGTCACGCTCGAAGAGGTGATGGCCCTGGCGGCCTGGATGACGGTGAAGAACGCCGCGGTGAACCTGCCCTACGGCGGCGCCAAAGGCGGCATCCGGGTCGATCCGAAGCAGCTGTCGCAGAAGGAACTCGAGAAGCTGACGCGCCGCTACACCAGCGAGATCGGTTTGATCATCGGCCCACAGCAGGACATCCCGGCACCGGACGTGAACACCAACGCGCAGATCATGGCGTGGATGATGGACACCTATTCGATGAACGTCGGTGCCACGGCCACCGGCGTCGTCACCGGCAAGCCGATCCACCTCGGCGGCTCGCTGGGCCGCGTCAAGGCCACCGGGCGAGGTGTGTTCGTGACGGGCCGTGAAGCCGCCCGCCGCATAGGCCTGAACCTCGACGGCGTGCGCGTCGCGGTGCAAGGTTTCGGCAACGTCGGCAGCGCTGCCGCCGAGTTGTTCGTCGGCGCCGGCGCCAAGCTGGTCGCGGTGCAGGACCACACCGGCAGCATCGCCAACCCGAACGGCATCGACATGGCCGGCTTGATGGAAACGCTGCGCTCGGAAGGCGGCGTCGGCGGCTTCCGCAATGCCGAGCACCTCGACGACGAATCGTTCTGGGACGTCGATTGCGACATCCTGATCCCCGCCGCACTCGAAGGCCAACTGACCGCCGACCGTGCACGCCGCACCAAGGCCAAACTCGTGCTCGAGGGTGCCAACGGCCCGACGCTGTCGAGTGCCGACGACATCCTCCACGACCGCGGCGTGTTGGTGGTGCCGGACGTGATCTGCAATGCCGGCGGTGTGACCGTCAGCTACTTTGAATGGGTGCAGGACTTCTCGAGCTTCTTCTGGAGCGAGGACGAGATCAACGTGCGCCTCGACAAGATCATGGTCGACGCGTTGAAGAAGATCTGGGACACGTCGGAGCGGCACCAGATTTCGCTGCGCACCGCCACCTTTGCAGTGGCCTGCGAGCGCATCCTGATGGCACGCCAGGAGCGCGGGCTCTACCCCTGA
- a CDS encoding phosphatase PAP2 family protein, translating to MQWKQRTHAPLARLEFGLLKQHRTLWAQRDLLWTRRLHQASNYRVLVLLLALVSRLGNGVLWYASMGVLPLVAGAQGWACSLRMMLLGLVNLTIYWLLKRWAGRPRPFVACQDIRACTRALDQFSFPSGHTLHAVAFSTVLLQYFPALAFVLLPFTLLIALSRVVLGLHYPSDVLAGAAIGALMAVGVLMLF from the coding sequence ATGCAGTGGAAACAACGCACGCACGCACCGCTTGCCCGGCTTGAGTTCGGGCTGTTGAAACAACACCGGACCCTGTGGGCGCAACGCGACCTGCTGTGGACACGCCGTCTGCACCAGGCGTCGAACTACCGCGTCCTGGTGCTGCTGCTGGCCCTCGTCAGCCGGCTCGGCAACGGGGTGCTGTGGTATGCGAGCATGGGGGTGCTGCCCCTGGTCGCGGGCGCGCAAGGCTGGGCCTGCTCGCTGCGCATGATGCTGCTGGGCCTCGTGAACCTGACCATTTATTGGCTGCTCAAACGCTGGGCGGGCAGGCCACGGCCCTTCGTCGCCTGCCAGGACATCCGCGCCTGCACCCGCGCGCTCGACCAGTTCAGCTTCCCGTCGGGCCACACGCTGCATGCGGTGGCCTTCTCGACGGTGCTGCTTCAGTATTTCCCGGCCCTGGCCTTCGTGCTGCTGCCTTTCACGCTGCTGATCGCCCTGTCGCGCGTGGTGCTGGGCCTGCACTACCCGAGCGACGTGCTGGCCGGCGCGGCGATCGGGGCCTTGATGGCGGTCGGCGTGCTGATGTTGTTCTGA
- a CDS encoding UDP-glucuronic acid decarboxylase family protein, producing MTPRHAIVAGGAGFLGSHLCDRLLEAGHRVTVLDNFSTGSRRNLEHLARHRRFKLREHDVVRPLPLDADGIFNFACPASPLHYQRNPVHTTLSSVVGVHNLLEQALRCGARIFQSSTSEVYGDPEVHPQVESYAGHVNIHGPRSCYDEGKRCAETLCFAYHRQHQVPVRIARIFNTYGPRMQPGDGRVVSNFIVQALRGDDITIYGAGEQTRSFCYVDDLIEGILRLMHAEVEGPLNLGNPRENTVLELAELVLRLVGSRSRLVFRPLPADDPKRRCPDIGRARRLLDWEPQVHLEDGLRETIAYFRRLLDVDRRVVSLAPVLPHDEPLPLDDSETWRAAAPPPALPVAAAQGLG from the coding sequence ATGACTCCTCGACACGCTATCGTCGCCGGCGGCGCCGGTTTTCTCGGCAGCCACCTGTGCGACCGCCTCCTCGAGGCTGGCCACCGCGTGACAGTGCTCGACAACTTCTCCACCGGCTCGCGTCGCAACCTGGAGCATCTGGCCCGGCACCGCCGGTTCAAGCTCCGGGAGCACGACGTGGTGCGGCCCCTCCCGCTCGACGCCGACGGCATCTTCAACTTCGCGTGCCCGGCGAGCCCGCTGCACTACCAGCGCAACCCGGTCCACACGACCTTGTCGAGCGTCGTCGGCGTGCACAACCTGCTGGAGCAGGCGCTGCGCTGTGGGGCGCGCATCTTCCAGTCGTCCACCAGCGAGGTCTACGGCGACCCCGAAGTGCATCCGCAGGTCGAGAGCTACGCGGGACATGTGAACATCCATGGGCCGCGCTCCTGTTACGACGAGGGCAAACGCTGCGCTGAGACCCTGTGTTTCGCGTATCACCGTCAGCACCAGGTGCCGGTGCGCATCGCCCGCATCTTCAACACTTATGGGCCGCGCATGCAGCCCGGCGACGGCCGTGTCGTGAGCAACTTCATCGTGCAGGCGCTGCGCGGCGACGACATCACGATCTATGGCGCGGGCGAGCAGACCCGCAGCTTCTGCTATGTCGACGACCTGATCGAAGGCATCTTGCGGTTGATGCATGCAGAAGTGGAGGGCCCGTTGAACCTCGGCAACCCGCGCGAGAACACCGTGCTCGAGCTGGCCGAGTTGGTCCTGAGGCTGGTCGGCAGCCGGTCGCGGCTGGTGTTCCGCCCGCTGCCGGCCGACGATCCCAAGCGACGCTGCCCCGACATCGGTCGTGCGCGCCGGCTGCTCGACTGGGAACCCCAGGTGCACCTCGAAGACGGCCTGCGCGAGACGATCGCCTACTTCCGCCGCTTGTTGGACGTCGACCGTCGTGTCGTGTCGCTGGCCCCCGTGCTCCCTCATGACGAGCCGCTGCCGCTCGACGACAGCGAGACCTGGCGCGCTGCCGCCCCGCCGCCCGCCTTGCCGGTCGCGGCCGCGCAGGGCCTGGGCTGA
- a CDS encoding glycosyltransferase family 4 protein yields MRIAYITETYPPELNGVSLTVERTVEHLRAHHEVELVRPRQPHEAARNDAEEWRTWSLPLPMYRDLRFGLALQRTLRERWQARTPELVHVATPGPLGWASVRAARSLGVAVTSDFRTNFHQYSHYYGLGWCEPVVRGYLKRLHNGSHRTFVPTHGMRRMLAKHGFERLAVVGRGVDTEHFSPIHRSNSLRTQWGASRHTPVVLYVGRLAAEKNVPLALCAFDAIRAAHPQAQMVVVGDGPMRKRWENEYPSVRFVGAQRGEELARHYASADIFLFPSLSDTFGNVVLEAMASGLTVVAYDTGAAGEHIDDCESGLLVRPGDEASFIAAACALAAQQGELRPMRDAARRATLEMTWRSILTRFETHLLDAAHAVETTHARTACPA; encoded by the coding sequence GTGCGCATCGCCTACATCACGGAGACCTATCCGCCTGAACTCAACGGTGTGTCGCTGACGGTGGAACGGACCGTCGAGCATTTGCGCGCACATCACGAGGTCGAGTTGGTACGCCCGCGCCAGCCGCACGAAGCGGCACGCAACGACGCAGAAGAATGGCGCACCTGGAGCCTGCCGCTGCCGATGTACCGCGACCTGCGCTTCGGCCTGGCGCTACAGCGCACCCTCCGAGAGCGCTGGCAGGCGCGAACGCCCGAGCTGGTTCATGTCGCCACGCCCGGCCCCCTGGGCTGGGCGAGCGTGCGCGCGGCCCGCTCGCTGGGTGTCGCCGTGACCAGCGACTTCCGCACGAATTTCCATCAATACAGTCACTATTACGGGCTGGGGTGGTGCGAACCCGTGGTGCGGGGTTATCTGAAACGCCTGCACAACGGATCACACCGGACCTTCGTCCCCACCCACGGCATGCGGCGCATGCTGGCCAAGCACGGTTTCGAACGGCTGGCGGTCGTGGGCCGCGGTGTCGACACCGAACACTTCTCGCCGATCCACCGCAGCAACAGCCTGCGCACCCAATGGGGTGCCAGCCGTCACACCCCGGTGGTGTTGTACGTCGGGCGCCTCGCCGCCGAAAAGAACGTGCCGCTGGCCTTGTGCGCCTTCGATGCCATCCGGGCCGCCCATCCGCAGGCCCAGATGGTGGTGGTCGGCGACGGCCCGATGCGCAAACGCTGGGAGAACGAATACCCGTCGGTGCGCTTCGTCGGCGCCCAGCGTGGCGAGGAGCTGGCACGCCATTACGCCTCCGCCGACATCTTCCTGTTCCCCAGCCTCAGCGATACCTTCGGCAACGTTGTGCTCGAAGCGATGGCCTCGGGTCTGACCGTGGTGGCCTACGACACGGGCGCCGCCGGGGAACACATCGACGATTGCGAAAGCGGCTTGCTGGTGCGCCCGGGCGACGAGGCAAGCTTCATCGCCGCCGCCTGTGCGCTGGCCGCGCAACAGGGCGAATTACGGCCGATGCGCGACGCCGCGCGTCGGGCGACCCTCGAGATGACCTGGCGTTCGATCCTCACCCGCTTCGAAACCCATCTGCTGGATGCAGCGCATGCAGTGGAAACAACGCACGCACGCACCGCTTGCCCGGCTTGA
- a CDS encoding DUF378 domain-containing protein — MNPVSSPGERDAVRPGGGMALLATIALVLLIIGGLNWALVGLLNFDLVAAIFGPMSALSRVVYVLVGVAALYGLVMLPRLIRRP; from the coding sequence ATGAACCCGGTTTCTTCTCCTGGCGAGCGCGACGCCGTCCGCCCCGGCGGCGGTATGGCGCTACTGGCCACCATCGCTTTGGTGCTGCTGATCATCGGTGGCCTCAATTGGGCGCTGGTCGGGTTGCTCAACTTCGACCTGGTCGCCGCGATCTTCGGCCCGATGTCCGCGCTGTCGCGCGTCGTCTATGTCCTGGTCGGTGTGGCCGCGCTGTACGGCCTGGTGATGCTGCCACGGCTGATCCGACGTCCCTGA
- a CDS encoding DUF4142 domain-containing protein — translation MDNSSVAATGSGAVNVESPRSTPETSNRLAGGVVSASAQPPAAAASRVNASPLALVDQNFLTSAAAAGLFEMAASRAAADRATHADVKAYAAMLVKDHSAAHEDLRTLAARKSVNLPTEVPAGQVPTLEKLTNARGTDFDRAFVQTIGVSAHKTDISLFEKAANTAQDPEVRAWAAKILPKLREHLAAAQKLPGASGA, via the coding sequence ATGGACAACAGCAGCGTGGCCGCGACCGGCAGTGGTGCGGTCAACGTCGAGTCGCCGCGCAGCACACCTGAAACGAGCAACCGTCTGGCAGGCGGTGTCGTGAGCGCCAGCGCGCAGCCGCCGGCCGCCGCCGCCAGCCGCGTCAATGCCAGCCCACTCGCGCTGGTCGACCAAAACTTCCTGACCAGCGCTGCCGCGGCGGGCCTGTTCGAGATGGCCGCCTCACGCGCTGCGGCCGACCGCGCCACACATGCCGACGTCAAGGCCTACGCCGCGATGCTGGTGAAGGACCACAGCGCCGCGCACGAAGACCTGCGCACGTTGGCGGCGCGCAAGAGCGTCAACCTGCCGACCGAAGTGCCCGCCGGACAGGTGCCCACGCTCGAAAAGCTGACCAACGCACGGGGCACCGACTTCGATCGCGCCTTCGTGCAGACCATCGGTGTCAGCGCTCACAAGACCGACATCTCGCTGTTCGAGAAGGCCGCCAATACCGCGCAAGATCCCGAGGTGCGTGCCTGGGCGGCCAAGATCCTGCCCAAGCTGCGCGAGCACCTCGCGGCGGCCCAAAAGCTGCCCGGCGCCTCCGGCGCCTGA
- a CDS encoding mechanosensitive ion channel family protein → MDWDTWGARLGALDIRLFSFGGTNFTVLSLMKLALALMLVFVIAAQLRRWMVARLLVRFQMDLGTRQAIGSVVRYLVLIVGIVIVLQNAGVNLTAFSVVAGALGVGVGFGLQNVFSNFISGLIIMLERPIKIGDRIELANIEGVVQDIGARRTTVVTNDNVAILVPNQRFITDNVFNLAYLNSPVRLRVPVNVAGSSDIELVRGLLIEVAAGNTHVLKQPEPSVFLLSLGGGAKGFELLVWYHPNAVTRQQLTSELNFEIGRRLAAHEIANA, encoded by the coding sequence GTGGATTGGGATACCTGGGGCGCGCGACTCGGCGCGCTCGACATCCGGTTGTTTTCCTTCGGCGGCACCAACTTCACGGTGTTGTCGTTGATGAAGTTGGCGCTGGCGCTGATGCTGGTGTTCGTGATCGCCGCGCAGCTGAGGCGGTGGATGGTGGCGCGGCTGCTGGTGCGGTTCCAGATGGACCTGGGGACCCGGCAGGCGATCGGCTCGGTGGTCCGCTACCTGGTCTTGATCGTCGGCATTGTCATCGTGCTGCAGAACGCCGGCGTCAACCTGACGGCGTTCAGCGTGGTGGCCGGCGCATTGGGCGTTGGCGTCGGTTTCGGCCTCCAGAACGTCTTCAGCAACTTCATCAGCGGCCTGATCATCATGCTGGAGCGCCCGATCAAGATCGGCGACCGCATCGAGCTGGCGAACATCGAGGGCGTGGTGCAGGACATCGGTGCGCGCCGCACGACGGTCGTCACCAACGACAACGTCGCCATCCTGGTGCCGAACCAACGCTTCATCACCGACAACGTCTTCAACCTGGCCTACCTGAACAGCCCGGTCCGGTTGCGGGTGCCCGTCAACGTCGCCGGCAGCAGCGACATCGAACTGGTGCGCGGGCTGCTGATCGAGGTGGCGGCGGGCAACACGCATGTGTTGAAGCAGCCCGAACCCAGCGTGTTCCTGCTGTCGCTCGGCGGCGGCGCCAAGGGCTTCGAGCTGCTGGTGTGGTACCACCCCAATGCCGTGACACGGCAGCAGCTGACCAGCGAGCTGAACTTCGAGATCGGGCGGCGCCTGGCGGCGCACGAGATCGCCAACGCCTGA
- a CDS encoding DNA topoisomerase IB, whose amino-acid sequence MQPPPVKLKYVADTMPGFTRVKRGAGFAYLDTNGQPVRDKAQLQRIRQLAIPPAYTDVWICPLEDGHIQATGRDARGRKQYRYHAEWHAQRDADKFDRMLAFGAALPRLRARVKRDTERRGLPREKVLATIVHLLDTTFIRVGNDEYARTNGSYGLTTLRDRHADIQGDTVRLRFKGKSGVLHEVNVSDKRIARIMRSCQDLPGQELFQYVDEDGEIRTVGSSDVNDYLRENTGEDFTAKDFRTWHASVQAIEWLMPIVAENKREAKRHIKEALTAVSSRLGNTVAVCRKSYVHPKVLECFTEGTLAQHCEPCRRLRVPTRLLASEQRLMVFLQLSAKAAKASARKAK is encoded by the coding sequence TTGCAGCCACCCCCAGTCAAGCTCAAGTACGTGGCCGACACGATGCCGGGTTTCACACGCGTGAAGCGCGGCGCGGGCTTCGCCTATCTCGATACGAACGGCCAGCCGGTGCGCGACAAGGCACAGCTGCAGCGCATCCGGCAACTCGCGATACCACCGGCCTACACGGACGTCTGGATCTGCCCGTTGGAGGACGGCCATATCCAGGCGACCGGCCGAGATGCGCGCGGGCGCAAGCAGTACCGCTATCACGCCGAATGGCATGCCCAGCGTGACGCGGACAAGTTCGACCGCATGCTGGCCTTCGGCGCCGCGCTGCCCCGGCTGCGCGCGCGCGTGAAGCGCGACACCGAACGCCGCGGCCTGCCGCGCGAAAAGGTGCTCGCGACCATCGTGCACCTGCTCGACACAACCTTCATCCGCGTCGGCAACGACGAATACGCGCGCACCAACGGCTCCTACGGCCTGACCACCTTGCGCGACCGCCACGCCGACATCCAGGGCGATACGGTGCGGCTGCGCTTCAAGGGCAAGAGCGGCGTCCTGCATGAAGTGAACGTCAGCGACAAGCGCATCGCGCGCATCATGCGCAGCTGCCAGGACCTGCCGGGCCAGGAGTTGTTCCAGTACGTCGACGAGGACGGCGAGATCCGCACCGTCGGGTCGAGCGACGTCAACGACTACCTGCGCGAGAACACCGGTGAGGACTTCACCGCCAAGGACTTCCGCACCTGGCACGCCTCGGTGCAGGCAATCGAGTGGCTGATGCCCATCGTGGCCGAGAACAAGCGTGAGGCGAAGCGCCACATCAAGGAAGCCTTGACCGCGGTGTCCTCGCGGCTGGGCAACACGGTGGCGGTGTGCCGCAAGTCCTATGTCCACCCGAAGGTGCTGGAGTGCTTCACCGAAGGCACGCTGGCCCAGCACTGCGAGCCTTGCCGTCGTTTGCGGGTACCCACACGCTTGCTCGCCTCGGAACAGCGTCTGATGGTGTTCCTGCAGCTGTCGGCCAAGGCCGCCAAGGCGAGCGCGCGCAAGGCGAAATAA
- a CDS encoding DUF2334 domain-containing protein, with protein MEPSLCVVLHDVAPSTWAACQRVIDAVGEVAPVPLTLLAVPRYHGSPRNPEFEATLTQRQECGDELALHGYTHQDDGTPSGPIDRLRRQWYTAGEGEFAALSCEAATQRLVAGVRWFQANRWPLYGFVAPAWLLSPGTWQALSVVPLSYTSTLRKIYTLPHRQAITSPSVCYSTRAGWRRLASVCWNSALYQAGQDSQLLVRFELHPHDADHFWVRRSWQRLLAWHLQYRRAYTVAEFVRQWQETSCAATLPATYWHPQDDASLPLAQNNISTPTAIKAPIAAPASTSLG; from the coding sequence ATGGAACCGAGTCTTTGTGTCGTACTGCATGACGTGGCCCCGTCGACCTGGGCCGCCTGTCAGCGGGTGATCGACGCCGTGGGCGAAGTCGCGCCCGTCCCGCTGACACTGCTGGCGGTGCCGCGTTACCACGGCTCGCCGCGCAACCCTGAATTCGAGGCCACGCTGACCCAACGCCAGGAATGTGGCGACGAACTGGCGCTGCACGGGTACACCCACCAGGACGACGGCACGCCCAGCGGGCCGATCGACCGGCTGCGCCGCCAGTGGTACACGGCCGGTGAAGGCGAGTTCGCAGCCTTGAGCTGCGAGGCCGCCACCCAGCGCCTGGTGGCCGGCGTGCGCTGGTTCCAGGCCAACCGCTGGCCGCTGTATGGCTTCGTCGCACCGGCCTGGCTGCTCAGCCCCGGCACCTGGCAGGCGCTGTCGGTGGTGCCGCTGAGCTACACCAGCACCTTGCGGAAGATCTACACGCTGCCCCACCGCCAGGCCATCACCAGCCCCAGCGTGTGCTACTCGACGCGCGCCGGTTGGCGCCGGCTGGCATCGGTGTGCTGGAACAGCGCGCTCTATCAGGCCGGGCAGGACTCGCAACTGTTGGTGCGGTTCGAGCTGCATCCGCACGATGCCGACCACTTCTGGGTGCGGCGCTCCTGGCAGCGCCTGTTGGCCTGGCATCTGCAGTACCGCCGCGCCTACACCGTGGCCGAGTTCGTGCGCCAGTGGCAAGAGACATCTTGCGCCGCCACGCTGCCGGCGACCTATTGGCACCCGCAGGACGACGCGTCGCTGCCGCTGGCTCAGAACAACATCAGCACGCCGACCGCCATCAAGGCCCCGATCGCCGCGCCGGCCAGCACGTCGCTCGGGTAG
- a CDS encoding glycosyltransferase family 4 protein, with translation MSRSKRLKILTWHVHGNYLYYLTQVPHDFYLVTDAERSTHHSGRSGTLPWGDNVHEAPVEQIRDMSFDVIMFQSKDAYVEEQYRLLSPAQQRLPRIYLEHDPPQEHPTNTRHWVQDRDVMLVHCTPFNALMWDSGDTPTRVVEHGVKLMAPARYTGEKAEGIVVVNNLQRRGRRLGLDVYRQVRQAVPLSLVGMGALELQDAGGIGEVENHRLAEVMAQYRFFFNPIRYTSLGLSIIEAMMVGVPVVGLATTELVTVIRNGENGYIDTRPERLIEAMQRLLADPLEARELGEAGRRYALQRFGIERFVSDWLDVLDEVAG, from the coding sequence ATGTCCCGCAGTAAGCGGCTCAAGATCCTCACCTGGCACGTGCATGGCAACTATCTGTACTACCTGACGCAGGTGCCGCACGACTTCTACCTGGTCACAGACGCCGAGCGCTCGACCCACCACAGCGGGCGCAGCGGCACGCTGCCGTGGGGCGACAACGTGCACGAGGCACCGGTCGAACAAATCCGCGATATGTCGTTCGACGTCATCATGTTCCAGTCGAAGGACGCCTATGTCGAGGAGCAGTACCGGCTGCTCAGCCCGGCTCAGCAGCGCCTGCCGCGCATCTACCTCGAACACGATCCGCCCCAAGAGCATCCCACCAACACCCGGCACTGGGTGCAGGACCGAGACGTGATGCTGGTGCATTGCACACCGTTCAATGCCTTGATGTGGGACAGCGGTGACACGCCGACACGGGTGGTCGAGCACGGCGTCAAACTGATGGCGCCGGCGCGCTACACCGGCGAGAAGGCAGAGGGCATCGTGGTCGTCAACAACCTGCAGCGCCGGGGGCGGCGGCTGGGTCTCGACGTCTACCGCCAAGTGCGCCAGGCTGTGCCGCTCAGCCTGGTCGGGATGGGCGCGCTGGAATTGCAGGACGCGGGCGGGATCGGCGAGGTCGAGAACCACCGCCTCGCCGAGGTGATGGCGCAGTACCGCTTCTTCTTCAACCCGATCCGCTACACCAGCCTGGGCTTGTCGATCATCGAGGCCATGATGGTCGGCGTGCCGGTGGTCGGCCTGGCGACGACCGAACTGGTGACCGTCATCCGCAATGGCGAGAACGGCTACATCGACACCCGGCCGGAGCGTTTGATCGAGGCGATGCAGCGGCTCTTGGCCGACCCGCTCGAAGCCCGCGAACTGGGCGAGGCGGGCCGCCGTTATGCCCTGCAGCGCTTCGGCATCGAGCGTTTTGTCAGCGACTGGCTGGACGTGCTCGACGAGGTGGCCGGCTGA